A genomic stretch from Scatophagus argus isolate fScaArg1 chromosome 19, fScaArg1.pri, whole genome shotgun sequence includes:
- the LOC124050989 gene encoding trace amine-associated receptor 1-like, with protein MAPEVSVSQTYADLHPCHRGANVSDILTSPPSIACILLYIFIGSLAVVTVCGNILVIISIIYFKQLHTPTNSLILSLAVADLLVGVLVFPFIMEYTLILRLYHNDLSRNIEHGINTCLSTCSILNLCCISIDRYYAVCQPLTYATKINVCVAVIMILVSWGVSVIVAIGFAIAGLNQEKCEERCLIDALYANMLGLIFSFYLPVIVMLCIYLKIFLVAQRQARSIQSIKSGAAVSKMERKATKTLAIVMGVFLMCWSPFFLCSTSEFLGHVSLSVAVYEALFWLALSNSMLNPFIYAFFYSWFRSAFRMIISGKIFQGDLTNAKLF; from the coding sequence ATGGCACCAGAAGTCAGCGTCAGCCAAACTTATGCTGACTTACATCCGTGTCATAGGGGAGCAAATGTGTCTGACATACTGACAAGCCCTCCTTCCATagcatgtattttattatacatATTCATTGGCTCACTGgctgttgtcacagtgtgtggaaaCATTCTTGTCATAATCTccatcatttatttcaaacagctgcacacTCCTACAaactctctcattctctctctggctgtggctgacctgcttgttggtgttttagtttttcctttCATCATGGAATACACTTTGATCTTGAGGCTGTATCATAATGATTTATCGCGTAATATAGAACACGGCATTAATACATGTCTGAGCACATGTTCcattttgaatttatgttgtatttccatTGATAGATATTATGCAGTGTGTCAGCCTCTGACATATGcaactaaaataaatgtctgtgttgctgtgatCATGATCCTGGTGAGCTGGggtgtttctgttattgttgCAATTGGTTTTGCAATTGCAGGATTAAACCaggaaaaatgtgaagaaaggTGTTTAATTGATGCTCTATATGCAAACATGTTAGgacttattttctcattttacctCCCAGTGATCGTAATGCTCTGTATCTATCTGAAGATCTTCCTTGTTGCACAGAGACAGGCTCGCAGCATCCAGAGCATAAAGTCTGGAGCAGCTGTCagtaagatggagagaaaggccACAAAAACACTTGCAATCGTCATGGGagtttttctgatgtgttggtctcctttctttctctgttctaCCTCTGAGTTTTTGGGTCATGTGTCATTGAGTGTTGCTGTATATGAAGCTCTTTTCTGGCTTGCATTGTCAAATTCAATGCTCAATCCATTTATCTAtgctttcttttacagctgGTTCAGATCAGCATTCAGAATgatcatttctggaaaaatatttcaaggtgaTTTAACTAATGCGaaactgttttga